One Fuerstiella marisgermanici DNA window includes the following coding sequences:
- a CDS encoding beta-propeller fold lactonase family protein has translation MRNHVFPSTKNTDLRRPQLFRGSLLSSSLLLATVVVAVAFQAGSAVASERASSNSLLSINHDGSLIACSNRDSGTVTVLEADGLAKTFEVEVGLHPEGTVFIGQSGMVACCVYGSDEVVIVDSETGKVSRRVSVFDEPYGIVSSADGRYLYATLEYPGQVIRIDTSTWKVDAEWSVGKMLRGIALTPDQKSLFVTEYLTTRLLQISTDTGKVVDEFTGASTDNIARQVTLHPTRPKAFLPHARSKITAAHGNGSIFPYVGVATFGGDNAGRRVRIPMDTFRGTRVVANPWEVAVSPDGQFLFTVFGGTNDLYVAQIQDDDYQELTYVATVRLGNNPRAVRITPDGNSMLIYNAMDFELVAYSLPDLKVTERAKTTENPLSKELHLGKTLFYTALQPMSGRQWISCSSCHIDGDPDGRTWQQPEGLRQTQSLKGLAWTHPLHWSADRDEVQDFEHTIQGKLMQGKGFVKGGLPDALADRISGRSEMLDAIAVYANSHKFTLSPHSKSGLSDAAKRGQKIFQSSATKCAECHSGPYYCDSQPGDVASFKRHDVGTGNDDPSELMEPAYDTPTLLGIYRSAPYLHHGKAATLKDVLTTQNADDKHGVTSQLSENQIDDLVEFLKALPFEDPEPAAEAAGMVKVVK, from the coding sequence ATGCGGAATCACGTTTTCCCTTCGACGAAGAACACAGACTTGCGACGTCCTCAACTGTTTAGAGGCAGTTTGCTTAGCAGCAGTTTGCTGCTGGCCACCGTTGTCGTCGCCGTGGCGTTTCAGGCAGGCAGTGCTGTGGCCTCCGAACGCGCTTCCTCCAATAGCCTGTTGTCGATCAACCACGACGGAAGTCTGATTGCGTGCTCAAACCGCGACAGCGGCACGGTGACTGTTCTGGAAGCAGACGGGCTGGCAAAGACGTTCGAAGTCGAGGTCGGCCTGCATCCCGAAGGAACCGTTTTCATTGGGCAATCAGGGATGGTTGCCTGCTGCGTGTATGGCAGCGACGAAGTGGTGATCGTCGATTCGGAGACCGGCAAGGTTTCACGCCGAGTTTCGGTATTCGACGAACCGTACGGCATTGTCAGTTCGGCAGACGGCCGGTACCTGTACGCGACATTGGAATATCCAGGCCAGGTCATTCGCATCGACACGTCAACGTGGAAAGTCGACGCGGAATGGTCGGTCGGAAAAATGCTACGCGGCATCGCACTCACGCCAGATCAGAAGTCCCTGTTCGTCACTGAATATCTGACGACTCGGTTATTGCAAATTTCAACGGACACGGGCAAGGTTGTCGATGAATTCACCGGAGCGTCTACGGACAACATCGCGCGGCAGGTGACGCTTCATCCCACCAGGCCGAAAGCATTTCTGCCTCACGCACGGTCCAAGATTACGGCAGCACATGGCAACGGATCGATTTTTCCTTACGTCGGCGTCGCCACGTTTGGCGGTGATAACGCCGGACGGCGCGTGCGGATTCCGATGGACACGTTTCGTGGCACACGAGTCGTCGCCAATCCGTGGGAGGTCGCGGTTTCGCCGGACGGGCAGTTTTTGTTCACCGTTTTCGGTGGCACAAATGATCTGTACGTCGCACAAATTCAGGACGACGATTATCAGGAACTCACCTACGTGGCCACTGTCCGGCTAGGCAACAATCCGCGAGCCGTTCGGATTACTCCTGATGGCAATTCAATGCTGATTTATAACGCAATGGATTTCGAACTTGTTGCGTACAGCCTGCCGGATTTGAAGGTGACGGAGCGAGCGAAGACGACGGAAAATCCGCTTTCGAAGGAACTGCATTTAGGAAAGACCCTGTTCTATACGGCGCTGCAGCCCATGTCGGGACGGCAGTGGATTTCGTGCTCAAGCTGCCACATTGATGGCGACCCGGATGGACGTACATGGCAGCAGCCGGAAGGCCTTCGCCAGACTCAATCGTTGAAAGGATTAGCGTGGACTCACCCGCTTCACTGGTCGGCGGATCGTGATGAAGTGCAGGATTTTGAGCACACAATCCAGGGCAAACTGATGCAAGGCAAAGGCTTTGTTAAAGGAGGTCTGCCGGACGCGTTGGCCGACAGGATCAGTGGTCGCAGTGAGATGCTGGACGCAATCGCGGTGTACGCGAACTCACACAAATTCACGTTGAGTCCGCATTCGAAATCAGGCCTGTCAGACGCGGCCAAACGCGGCCAGAAAATCTTTCAATCGTCGGCGACCAAATGTGCGGAATGCCATTCTGGTCCATACTATTGCGATTCTCAGCCGGGCGACGTCGCCAGCTTTAAACGGCACGACGTGGGCACCGGGAACGACGATCCGTCAGAGCTAATGGAGCCCGCCTATGACACGCCAACGCTGTTGGGGATTTACCGCTCCGCTCCGTACCTGCACCACGGCAAAGCTGCCACGCTAAAGGATGTCCTGACGACTCAGAATGCGGACGACAAGCACGGCGTCACCAGTCAACTGTCGGAAAACCAAATTGATGATCTGGTTGAGTTTCTGAAAGCTCTGCCGTTCGAAGACCCGGAACCTGCGGCTGAAGCAGCGGGAATGGTGAAGGTGGTGAAATAG
- a CDS encoding putative sugar nucleotidyl transferase encodes MRWFLFEDSSVEQLYPIALARPVFELICGREGLRRRVQRWFPSAEWGAVIRPWLADVYREEQPSAIVNQFDGIGSSSVLMINGRWIPDRRLTIADVTMENVGLVDGQIAWIALEPEEASLLDSLDFEQVLQGIARSRRVVEASGTMMNRPWDLITRNPRQLELDFADEGVSQHLSADQVKYLGDPSDIYVSEQTEIDPYVVIDARQGPVSIDRDVQIQSFSKIEGPCHVSRGARIFRGVVRGGTTIGAWCRVGGEIEQSVLHSYVNKYHEGFLGHSYICPWVNLGAMTTTSDLRCDYKNVEVPLQGDLIDSDTIKIGSFIGDHSKTAIDSMFNTGSSVGAMTVVVPGGRLLPRHIPSFCNVSFGNLAMDWPLDTAIQTVRAAMQRRDCELTAAGENLLRKLYELTAEERIAAVNLAAENKTVRPQG; translated from the coding sequence ATGCGTTGGTTTCTCTTCGAAGACAGCTCCGTCGAACAACTCTACCCGATCGCCCTCGCGCGGCCCGTGTTCGAACTCATTTGCGGACGCGAAGGTCTGCGGCGGCGCGTTCAGCGATGGTTCCCCTCCGCCGAATGGGGGGCCGTGATTCGTCCGTGGCTGGCCGACGTGTATCGCGAAGAACAGCCGTCCGCCATCGTCAATCAGTTTGACGGCATCGGCTCGTCGTCAGTACTGATGATCAACGGGCGCTGGATTCCCGATCGCCGCCTCACCATTGCCGACGTCACGATGGAGAATGTCGGCCTGGTTGATGGGCAGATCGCCTGGATTGCCCTCGAACCTGAAGAAGCGAGCCTGCTGGACAGTCTCGACTTCGAACAGGTCCTGCAAGGCATCGCGCGCAGCCGTCGCGTGGTCGAGGCGTCCGGCACAATGATGAATCGCCCGTGGGACCTGATCACCCGCAACCCGAGGCAACTGGAACTGGACTTCGCGGACGAAGGTGTGTCGCAACATCTGTCTGCTGATCAGGTGAAATACCTGGGCGACCCTTCAGATATCTATGTCTCTGAACAAACCGAGATCGATCCATACGTGGTTATCGACGCGAGGCAGGGTCCCGTGTCGATTGATCGCGACGTGCAGATTCAATCGTTTTCAAAAATCGAAGGTCCCTGCCACGTTTCGCGTGGGGCGAGAATTTTCAGAGGCGTCGTCCGCGGTGGCACGACCATCGGTGCATGGTGTCGTGTGGGCGGCGAAATCGAACAGTCAGTCCTGCATTCGTACGTCAACAAATATCACGAAGGCTTTCTGGGACACAGCTACATTTGTCCGTGGGTGAATCTGGGAGCGATGACGACGACTTCCGATCTGCGTTGCGACTACAAAAACGTCGAAGTCCCGTTGCAGGGCGACCTGATCGATTCCGACACGATCAAGATCGGGTCATTCATCGGCGATCATTCCAAAACCGCCATCGACAGCATGTTCAACACGGGCTCATCGGTCGGTGCAATGACGGTCGTCGTGCCGGGAGGCCGATTACTACCTCGTCACATCCCTTCGTTCTGCAATGTTAGCTTCGGCAACCTGGCGATGGACTGGCCTCTTGACACCGCCATCCAAACTGTTCGAGCCGCCATGCAGCGTCGTGATTGCGAACTGACCGCGGCAGGCGAAAACCTTCTGCGAAAGCTGTACGAACTGACCGCCGAAGAACGCATCGCCGCCGTGAACCTCGCCGCCGAAAACAAAACCGTCCGCCCTCAAGGCTAA
- a CDS encoding DUF1559 domain-containing protein, which translates to MKSRSKRGFTLIELLVVIAIIAILIALLLPAVQQAREAARRTQCKNNLKQWGLALHNYHDVAGQFPPSCINPGSNRSDEFVPAGMVRNTTGYLLLLPYMDQAPLYSQIDFSLPTGKEDWKGVGGGGTQDVLNGVVIPIQYCPSDPIYDSPHSTTSTGIYASTEFTRVNYGFVHETSEYDDNAGRLWSANSSANRSAFGINRSARIADIKDGTSNTMLLIETPQQKASTSYGPFLQAFTHTHFICTYNRRINETYGGNPYPYAWGAGSKHTGGCQTLLGDGSVRFLSENIDRSLLRALESIRGGEVIGEF; encoded by the coding sequence ATGAAAAGTCGTTCCAAGCGTGGTTTCACATTAATCGAACTGCTCGTGGTGATTGCTATCATCGCGATCCTGATTGCCTTGCTGTTGCCAGCCGTGCAACAAGCTCGAGAAGCCGCACGGCGCACCCAGTGCAAGAATAATTTGAAGCAGTGGGGGCTGGCGCTCCATAACTATCACGATGTTGCCGGCCAGTTTCCTCCTTCGTGCATTAACCCCGGTAGCAATCGATCGGACGAATTTGTTCCTGCCGGCATGGTTCGCAATACGACTGGCTACTTGCTTCTATTGCCTTACATGGATCAGGCACCGCTTTACAGCCAGATCGACTTCAGTCTGCCGACAGGAAAAGAAGACTGGAAAGGCGTTGGTGGAGGCGGAACGCAAGATGTTCTCAATGGAGTCGTGATTCCGATTCAGTATTGCCCGAGCGATCCCATCTATGACAGCCCTCACTCAACCACCAGCACTGGTATTTATGCGTCGACGGAGTTCACACGCGTGAACTATGGATTCGTCCATGAGACGAGCGAGTACGACGACAATGCTGGCAGGCTTTGGTCGGCAAATTCCAGCGCTAATCGGTCTGCGTTCGGTATCAACCGCTCGGCTCGCATCGCTGACATCAAGGATGGAACCTCGAACACGATGTTGTTGATCGAGACGCCGCAGCAAAAAGCCAGTACCAGCTATGGCCCGTTCCTTCAGGCCTTCACGCACACTCACTTCATTTGCACGTACAACAGGCGTATCAACGAAACGTATGGCGGTAACCCATATCCGTATGCCTGGGGTGCAGGAAGCAAGCATACAGGAGGCTGTCAGACGTTGTTGGGGGACGGCAGCGTGCGATTTCTCAGTGAGAACATAGATCGATCACTGCTGCGAGCACTGGAGTCAATCCGTGGCGGAGAAGTTATCGGTGAATTCTAA
- a CDS encoding mechanosensitive ion channel family protein, protein MVPFQEESAETQQQFESVATKAGEDVKNALDGLKRGDFEQAWPLIQQYALPAIQIILLVIVAYMVAKFVSRIVSTPIRRRVDETLGKFVGKVAYYGIMISVLVSVMGRFGFQVTSFAAILAAAGFAIGMAFQGTLGNFASGIMLLVFRPFKVGDVVNAAGVTAKVNEIDLFTTIFDTPDNRRIIVPNSSITAGTIENISHHQERRVDVAVGCDYGADLRETREVLNSAAESLQDKMVEGDGRGYQVVLGGLGDSAVNWTVRFWTTADEFWGVKEELTEAVKNRLDQAGIGIPFPQMDIHVNNVG, encoded by the coding sequence ATGGTCCCCTTTCAGGAAGAATCGGCAGAGACTCAGCAGCAGTTTGAAAGCGTCGCAACGAAGGCCGGCGAAGACGTTAAGAATGCCCTTGATGGGCTGAAACGAGGCGACTTCGAACAAGCCTGGCCACTGATTCAGCAGTACGCATTGCCCGCCATTCAGATTATTCTGTTGGTCATCGTTGCCTACATGGTCGCGAAGTTTGTCTCGCGGATCGTTAGTACGCCGATACGAAGACGAGTTGACGAGACGCTGGGCAAGTTCGTCGGCAAGGTGGCCTACTACGGCATCATGATCAGCGTGTTGGTCTCAGTGATGGGCCGATTCGGGTTTCAGGTCACAAGTTTTGCCGCGATCCTTGCCGCTGCCGGTTTCGCCATCGGAATGGCATTCCAGGGCACACTCGGCAACTTCGCCTCTGGGATCATGCTGCTCGTGTTCCGTCCATTCAAAGTGGGCGACGTTGTTAACGCCGCAGGCGTAACGGCCAAGGTAAATGAGATCGATTTGTTCACAACCATCTTCGATACGCCGGACAACCGCCGCATCATTGTTCCGAATTCTTCGATCACAGCTGGCACCATCGAAAACATTTCACACCACCAGGAACGCCGCGTCGACGTCGCGGTGGGCTGCGACTACGGCGCCGACCTGCGCGAAACTCGCGAAGTGCTGAACAGTGCAGCCGAATCGCTGCAGGACAAAATGGTCGAAGGCGACGGGCGAGGTTATCAGGTCGTTTTGGGTGGGCTCGGCGATTCCGCCGTCAACTGGACGGTCCGCTTCTGGACAACCGCAGACGAATTCTGGGGCGTCAAAGAGGAACTCACCGAGGCCGTCAAAAACCGATTGGACCAAGCCGGAATCGGAATCCCATTCCCCCAGATGGACATCCACGTCAACAACGTTGGTTAG
- a CDS encoding glycosyl hydrolase family 28-related protein, producing the protein MFRIRFAMSHAANISAATALCLMAVLVNAASAAEPLISELWGRAGEKWTAESRLPDFSWAGYHQGKKPLPALNPDCSVKDFGAAGDGKTDDTKAFQKAIAQSAGKTILVPPGTYVITDFLTFDTTGTSLKGAGSRQSVLKFPKPLNEVKPNWGATTGGARTSNYSWSGGFITISGSTPDKTLASVTADAKRGALSLSVSDVSGLQVGDEFRLQMADTKQQTLARYLYADDPGPIEKLGSRTRVSFIARIVNIDEAARRIDFDRPLRTDVRREWKPRISSAASTVEEVGIEDLGFEFPEEPYKGHFTELGYNAMAFSGVRNCWARNLWIHNSDSGIFVRGANVTLSGIEFDSERAPERSRKVTGHHGITLSGQDNLLTGFEFRTHFMHDITVTHGSAGNVAADGSGVDLCFDHHRYANHANLSTDIDLGEGTRMFQSGGGSALGRHSGAWETFWNIRSRQPQTWPKGWGPDLMNMVGVSSSAAAITDVKGRWFEPLKNRQLKPANLYQAQLTKRKESTP; encoded by the coding sequence TTGTTTCGAATTCGTTTCGCCATGTCTCATGCGGCCAATATTTCGGCTGCGACCGCCCTTTGTTTGATGGCGGTCCTCGTCAACGCTGCGTCTGCGGCGGAGCCCCTGATCTCGGAACTGTGGGGACGTGCGGGTGAAAAATGGACGGCCGAAAGTCGCCTGCCCGATTTTTCCTGGGCGGGGTACCACCAGGGCAAGAAGCCCCTACCGGCACTCAACCCCGATTGTTCCGTCAAAGATTTCGGTGCGGCGGGCGACGGCAAGACAGACGACACCAAAGCGTTTCAGAAAGCCATCGCACAGTCGGCCGGTAAGACGATTCTGGTGCCGCCGGGAACCTACGTGATCACCGACTTTCTAACGTTCGACACAACCGGCACGTCGTTAAAGGGAGCGGGTAGTCGGCAGTCCGTCCTCAAATTCCCTAAACCATTAAACGAAGTGAAACCCAATTGGGGAGCGACCACGGGGGGAGCTCGGACGAGCAACTATTCATGGTCGGGCGGATTCATAACCATCAGCGGTTCAACACCGGACAAAACTTTGGCAAGCGTGACCGCGGACGCCAAGCGTGGTGCACTATCACTTAGCGTGTCTGACGTGAGCGGTCTGCAGGTCGGTGACGAGTTCCGCTTGCAGATGGCCGACACCAAACAGCAAACGCTGGCTCGCTACCTGTATGCCGATGATCCCGGTCCAATCGAAAAACTCGGCAGCCGAACTCGCGTGTCCTTCATCGCTCGCATCGTCAACATCGACGAGGCCGCAAGACGGATTGACTTTGATCGGCCGCTGCGGACGGACGTTCGTCGCGAGTGGAAGCCGAGAATTTCATCGGCGGCAAGCACGGTCGAAGAGGTTGGCATCGAAGATCTCGGTTTTGAATTTCCCGAAGAACCGTACAAAGGCCACTTTACTGAACTGGGCTACAACGCGATGGCGTTTAGCGGCGTTCGCAATTGTTGGGCTCGCAACCTGTGGATTCACAACTCGGACAGCGGCATTTTTGTCCGAGGCGCGAATGTGACGTTAAGCGGTATCGAATTCGACTCAGAACGCGCTCCGGAACGCAGCCGCAAAGTGACCGGTCACCATGGAATCACTCTCAGCGGCCAGGACAACCTGCTAACGGGCTTCGAATTTCGAACGCATTTCATGCACGACATCACCGTCACTCACGGTTCGGCGGGCAACGTCGCTGCCGATGGTAGCGGAGTCGATCTCTGCTTCGATCACCATCGTTACGCAAACCACGCGAACCTGTCTACGGACATTGATTTAGGTGAAGGGACGCGCATGTTTCAATCGGGCGGCGGCTCAGCACTGGGCCGTCATTCTGGCGCGTGGGAAACGTTCTGGAACATCCGCTCACGCCAACCGCAGACCTGGCCGAAAGGCTGGGGGCCGGACCTGATGAACATGGTCGGAGTGTCGTCCAGCGCAGCTGCCATCACGGACGTTAAGGGTCGATGGTTCGAGCCTCTGAAAAATCGCCAGCTTAAACCTGCCAACCTTTACCAGGCACAGCTCACCAAACGAAAAGAATCCACACCATGA